Genomic window (Centroberyx gerrardi isolate f3 chromosome 9, fCenGer3.hap1.cur.20231027, whole genome shotgun sequence):
TTCAACTGCTAATAGATATTAAAACCTCTGACAGATGCCTGAGGGCCTCATTTACAAAGATTGACTCGGGTTTCATACTGAGTTTCAGTGTACAAACAGTCTATATACAGAGTGAACAAAATATCAGGAACACTTTGTCTGTCCATGACACAGGTtcggtgaatccaggtgaaatcTACGGTATTATATATTGATTTATATTGATTCCACCTGTGAAACACACTAGATCATGAGGGAGAGATATAGATGAAGGGGAGGACACAGGTTGAAGGactggattgtgcaaaagggggtGCAAATGAAATAGAAAGGTGTTCCCAATATTTTGCACACTCAGTGCACTGTGACAAAACCCAATCTACTGTACTGTGTACGGTGTCCTTACACATTACTGAAGGTATACAAGTCACAAAAAAGCATATATCTCGCTGATATACAATATTAATATCACTGAAAACTGCTCATTTTCACATGAATTTATCTTTTTATCAATCACAACTTTCACGTTGATTTTGACCATTTTGATAAACAAGGCCCTTGCTGGCCTACTTTGGGTTTTTGGCACAATATGTAACAGATCAGccactagtagcagtagttgtaggaAGAGACACTTCCAGGCAGACCTGGGCAAATAGTAGATGGAGCCATTtcaaatcactgaaaacatctTATTGTAAACGCTCGATTTAACTTATCTTACAAGTAATACTCCTCTTTTGAGGCTGTCCCAGCCATGTGTTTGGAGATATTTCAAGCATGCTTCATGTGTAAATATCTGAAGCCATTTAAATATGTATTGCTGCCCAGGTCTGGTCCCAGGGAGACAGGTAGGGTAGATAGAGAGACACAAGACGACTGGAGAGTCAGCAAGCTCCGCCGTGTTAAGATGACAAGCCGCTGAAAGTTTACTTGGCCTGTAAAAGAGTGGGAAGAATGTAAACTGCTGGGTCACAGGCACATACACGTATTATTGTCCCATATCATGAGATACAAAACTTACATGAGTATCGACCTAGTCACAGAGCCTTACCTATGACTATGAGTATTCCTCCCTCCTTGCTGGTGCTCCCTCATTCCACATGGAGAGCTGCCCAGTTGTCTTTCTTGTCCTGATGAACATAAAAAGAAATCTATAAATGTCTCATGTAATTTGGAACTGTGTCATGGAAAAAAACCTCCCTGTCAATCTCAAATAAGCACTCGCTCATTACTGTGTGATACCAGCAGACACAACAGATCACATCATTTGACATGATTTGGTTTGATTGGACTCGAGTGCCTTGCTCGAGGGCACGGCGGTCATGTGACTGTAAAGACAGAGCAGCTGCCTGACCTCTGACATGACGGGCAGGTTGTCATGAGGAAGCAGCCACATGGTTCTGTGGGCCTTggttctctgtctctgcaggagCTTCCTCAGTAACCTCTTCACCTTCCGGTCTCTGGGGTCCGCGCATTTCACCGCCTTCTTGGTGTAAAGACTATAAATcaagaacacaaacacaacacatcacacacagcacagggtGATGGGACAAGGTGCCACTATAAACACAaggggaaaaggaaagaaaacccAAATTTGGATCTATATGGTCGCATAGATGGGGGGTGCAAGGCCTCAGAGAATTTTAACCAAAAGGAATCATATTGAAGAGAGACTAAGATGAAATCCAGTGAAATTTAGGTATTTTCTCTGGTAGAGAAGTGAAAGCAAATGTCATCAATTTCAGATCCTGCTTTCAAGGAATGAATTAAGTTGACCTCCAGACAAATAGGTTGGGAACCACAGGTATAGAAGACCAAAGGAAGTGTTGTATCTCTAACCATTTCGTCTTCTTAATAACTGGGCCGCATTAAAAAAAGCAACCTCCTCATTCCCCAGTAACAACAGATATCTCTGacctactgaaaaaaaaaaatacgcaTTGCAATGCAGCATGGTTTACTTAACTAAACCCTGctgttctgactgactgactgactgactgcagcaGAGTTCAGCTGGCTTGGAAGGTATTTTCTGATGGCTTGTTATTCCCACATATTTCCTTCCTCACTTCCCTGGCAATTACAGCTCAGAGCCCTGCCATAACAACATGACCTGGATAGATGACAATGCCTCTCAGCCCGGCTCTGCCCTCCTCTAACGAGAGGCATATTTTCCATGTCTGCAGATCGCTGTGCTCTTTAGCTCCGGGAGTGGATAGTTGAAATACTTGCATGATGGCTTGTATACTGCAGTCGGGCCCC
Coding sequences:
- the ccl44 gene encoding chemokine (C-C motif) ligand 44, producing MFVLQMLTVISLTVILLASVEGKGVQMQRDVQCCMLYSQGKVRTKDVLRFEVQTEGPDCSIQAIILYTKKAVKCADPRDRKVKRLLRKLLQRQRTKAHRTMWLLPHDNLPVMSEDKKDNWAALHVE